One genomic region from Rosa rugosa chromosome 1, drRosRugo1.1, whole genome shotgun sequence encodes:
- the LOC133724669 gene encoding filament-like plant protein isoform X1, with product MDRRSRLWQRKSSDKSSGETESSGSISSHSERFSDDQVAFPTHSIQSLEVTSKALRSDEELNESVGTLKEKLSAALLDSNAKDELVKQHAKVAEEAVSGWEKSENEVLGLKQQLEATNQKNSALKDRVGHLDGALKECVRQLRQAREEQDRNTNEVVAKKTREWDSSKSILESQLADLQAQLQAAKTEAAASIGKDLRLKLEATEKENSALKLRLRSRVKELEIATIERDLSTQAAEAASKQHLESIKKVVKLEAECRRLNALARKALPDNGHKSFSTSSVYVESIIDSQSDSGERVLAIELDTDKVSDLEPSECDSSQSNSRTSARITDPDKFNKEKGVGKNLMVPSVDINLMDDFLEMERFAATPVTKNKNCYLEAGLRSNQCTAGKNLLETELETMIQRTAELEGKLEKMVTEKVELEMTMTECEKEIQTLKSQLLEADLKLEDLQTQLNIANGSRYAADEEVKACQTMREVAESQLRSVQTELDCMILKVSALEEDVSKERALSAENEAKCQKVENELLIMKHEAELQRMASTSGDLKIQQEKELALAASKFAECQKTIASLGQQLKSLATLEDILMDSDTPSDLIDEAMHS from the exons ATGGATAGGCGGAGTCGGCTGTGGCAAAGGAAATCATCAGACAAGAGTTCTGGTGAGACTGAGAGTTCGGGATCGATATCTTCTCATTCTGAAAGATTTTCTGATGATCAGGTA GCATTCCCAACTCATAGCATTCAGTCTCTGGAAGTCACTTCTAAAGCTCTACGCAGTGATGAAGAACTTAATGAAAGTGTTGGGACTTTGAAGGAGAAACTATCAGCTGCTCTTCTTGACAGTAATGCCAAAGATGAATTGGTAAAGCAGCATGCTAAAGTTGCAGAAGAAGCTGTCTCAG GCTGGGAGAAGTCTGAAAATGAAGTGTTGGGCTTAAAACAGCAACTTGAGGCTACAAATCAGAAAAACTCGGCTCTTAAAGACCGAGTTGGTCATCTTGATGGAGCACTGAAAGAATGCGTGAGGCAGCTTCGACAGGCAAGAGAAGAGCAAGACCGGAATACTAATGAGGTTGTTGCTAAGAAAACTCGTGAATGGGATAGTTCAAAGTCCATACTTGAGAGCCAGCTTGCTGATCTCCAAGCACAACTTCAAGCTGCTAAAACTGAAGCTGCTGCCTCTATTGGTAAGGATCTCCGGTTAAAGCTTGAGGCTACTGAAAAAGAGAACTCTGCTCTTAAGCTTAGACTTCGCTCTCGAGTCAAGGAGCTTGAAATTGCAACTATAGAGAGGGATTTGAGCACCCAAGCTGCTGAAGCAGCGAGTAAGCAACATTTAGAGAGCATAAAAAAGGTTGTTAAGCTTGAAGCTGAGTGCCGTAGGCTAAACGCCTTGGCACGTAAAGCACTACCAGATAATGGTCACAAATCCTTTTCTACATCCTCAGTTTATGTAGAATCCATTATAGATAGCCAATCAGATAGTGGGGAGAGGGTACTGGCAATTGAGTTGGATACAGATAAAGTGAGTGACTTGGAGCCAAGTGAATGTGATTCAAGCCAGTCAAATTCACGTACATCTGCTCGTATCACAGATCCTGATAAATTTAATAAAGAAAAAGGTGTTGGAAAAAATCTAATGGTTCCTTCAGTAGATATCAATCTCATGGATGATTTTCTTGAAATGGAAAGGTTTGCTGCAACGCCAGTTACAAAAAATAAGAACTGTTACCTTGAGGCAGGACTCAGATCAAACCAGTGTACTGCTGGAAAAAACCTTCTAGAAACTGAACTTGAAACCATGATTCAAAGGACTGCGGAACTGGAGGGGAAGTTAGAGAAGATGGTGACAGAAAAAGTGGAACTTGAGATGACTATGACTGAGTGCGAAAAGGAGATTCAGACATTAAAAAGTCAGCTACTGGAGGCTGATTTGAAgttggaagaccttcaaacacaGTTGAATATTGCAAATGGATCAAGGTATGCTGCAGATGAAGAAGTAAAGGCCTGTCAAACAATGAGAGAAGTGGCTGAGTCACAACTAAGATCCGTTCAAACTGAACTTGACTGCATGATTTTAAAAGTCAGTGCACTAGAAGAAGATGTCTCAAAGGAGCGAGCTTTATCAGCTGAAAATGAGGCCAAATGCCAGAAAGTTGAGAATGAGCTATTGATAATGAAACATGAAGCTGAGCTCCAGCGTATGGCTAGTACTAGTGGTGATTTGAAGATACAGCAG GAGAAAGAGCTGGCATTGGCTGCAAGTAAATTTGCAGAGTGCCAGAAAACAATTGCATCTCTTGGCCAACAGTTGAAATCACTTGCAACATTGGAGGACATCTTAATGGACTCAGATACGCCATCGGACCTCATTGATGAAGCTATGCATTCATGA
- the LOC133724669 gene encoding filament-like plant protein isoform X2, translating into MDRRSRLWQRKSSDKSSGETESSGSISSHSERFSDDQAFPTHSIQSLEVTSKALRSDEELNESVGTLKEKLSAALLDSNAKDELVKQHAKVAEEAVSGWEKSENEVLGLKQQLEATNQKNSALKDRVGHLDGALKECVRQLRQAREEQDRNTNEVVAKKTREWDSSKSILESQLADLQAQLQAAKTEAAASIGKDLRLKLEATEKENSALKLRLRSRVKELEIATIERDLSTQAAEAASKQHLESIKKVVKLEAECRRLNALARKALPDNGHKSFSTSSVYVESIIDSQSDSGERVLAIELDTDKVSDLEPSECDSSQSNSRTSARITDPDKFNKEKGVGKNLMVPSVDINLMDDFLEMERFAATPVTKNKNCYLEAGLRSNQCTAGKNLLETELETMIQRTAELEGKLEKMVTEKVELEMTMTECEKEIQTLKSQLLEADLKLEDLQTQLNIANGSRYAADEEVKACQTMREVAESQLRSVQTELDCMILKVSALEEDVSKERALSAENEAKCQKVENELLIMKHEAELQRMASTSGDLKIQQEKELALAASKFAECQKTIASLGQQLKSLATLEDILMDSDTPSDLIDEAMHS; encoded by the exons ATGGATAGGCGGAGTCGGCTGTGGCAAAGGAAATCATCAGACAAGAGTTCTGGTGAGACTGAGAGTTCGGGATCGATATCTTCTCATTCTGAAAGATTTTCTGATGATCAG GCATTCCCAACTCATAGCATTCAGTCTCTGGAAGTCACTTCTAAAGCTCTACGCAGTGATGAAGAACTTAATGAAAGTGTTGGGACTTTGAAGGAGAAACTATCAGCTGCTCTTCTTGACAGTAATGCCAAAGATGAATTGGTAAAGCAGCATGCTAAAGTTGCAGAAGAAGCTGTCTCAG GCTGGGAGAAGTCTGAAAATGAAGTGTTGGGCTTAAAACAGCAACTTGAGGCTACAAATCAGAAAAACTCGGCTCTTAAAGACCGAGTTGGTCATCTTGATGGAGCACTGAAAGAATGCGTGAGGCAGCTTCGACAGGCAAGAGAAGAGCAAGACCGGAATACTAATGAGGTTGTTGCTAAGAAAACTCGTGAATGGGATAGTTCAAAGTCCATACTTGAGAGCCAGCTTGCTGATCTCCAAGCACAACTTCAAGCTGCTAAAACTGAAGCTGCTGCCTCTATTGGTAAGGATCTCCGGTTAAAGCTTGAGGCTACTGAAAAAGAGAACTCTGCTCTTAAGCTTAGACTTCGCTCTCGAGTCAAGGAGCTTGAAATTGCAACTATAGAGAGGGATTTGAGCACCCAAGCTGCTGAAGCAGCGAGTAAGCAACATTTAGAGAGCATAAAAAAGGTTGTTAAGCTTGAAGCTGAGTGCCGTAGGCTAAACGCCTTGGCACGTAAAGCACTACCAGATAATGGTCACAAATCCTTTTCTACATCCTCAGTTTATGTAGAATCCATTATAGATAGCCAATCAGATAGTGGGGAGAGGGTACTGGCAATTGAGTTGGATACAGATAAAGTGAGTGACTTGGAGCCAAGTGAATGTGATTCAAGCCAGTCAAATTCACGTACATCTGCTCGTATCACAGATCCTGATAAATTTAATAAAGAAAAAGGTGTTGGAAAAAATCTAATGGTTCCTTCAGTAGATATCAATCTCATGGATGATTTTCTTGAAATGGAAAGGTTTGCTGCAACGCCAGTTACAAAAAATAAGAACTGTTACCTTGAGGCAGGACTCAGATCAAACCAGTGTACTGCTGGAAAAAACCTTCTAGAAACTGAACTTGAAACCATGATTCAAAGGACTGCGGAACTGGAGGGGAAGTTAGAGAAGATGGTGACAGAAAAAGTGGAACTTGAGATGACTATGACTGAGTGCGAAAAGGAGATTCAGACATTAAAAAGTCAGCTACTGGAGGCTGATTTGAAgttggaagaccttcaaacacaGTTGAATATTGCAAATGGATCAAGGTATGCTGCAGATGAAGAAGTAAAGGCCTGTCAAACAATGAGAGAAGTGGCTGAGTCACAACTAAGATCCGTTCAAACTGAACTTGACTGCATGATTTTAAAAGTCAGTGCACTAGAAGAAGATGTCTCAAAGGAGCGAGCTTTATCAGCTGAAAATGAGGCCAAATGCCAGAAAGTTGAGAATGAGCTATTGATAATGAAACATGAAGCTGAGCTCCAGCGTATGGCTAGTACTAGTGGTGATTTGAAGATACAGCAG GAGAAAGAGCTGGCATTGGCTGCAAGTAAATTTGCAGAGTGCCAGAAAACAATTGCATCTCTTGGCCAACAGTTGAAATCACTTGCAACATTGGAGGACATCTTAATGGACTCAGATACGCCATCGGACCTCATTGATGAAGCTATGCATTCATGA